A region of the Nothobranchius furzeri strain GRZ-AD chromosome 13, NfurGRZ-RIMD1, whole genome shotgun sequence genome:
gcgtcgtCGATTCGGAAGCCCgaagggcgatagagctaccgccaaggctgttCGTTGGTGTTCGTGTTGAGCTCGACTCGAGCAAGGTATTTGGTGGTGACGCAGATGCAGTGATGGACGagagtgcgcctacaaccagcatggagaccggatctcagcagctactgaattcagttcggtctcctctCCAGTAtctgttcgagaggagaactatggtggaaaaacttaatgtcaaagagcttggaccagatcagcccgacgtaaagataagccagcaggacaaggagagaggtaaactgtacacaagaggcttctcccgaaattggtacaccaggaaggcttggctagctggatgcaatcacgctaatgcgttattttgctttccgtgtttgttattcaaaacggctgggacagataaggcatggatgagtcaggagttacagacatgaaacatttttctgagaaggtgaagaaacacgagtcatcccgggcacacatggacaacacggtggagctagctatgctaggcagagctaacgttgccatgcagctcgaggtaagctgtacattacatttctgtaaacaagacaatcagaatcagaaatccttggttgtcccacaaaccgggacatttgtttaataacatgtttaatgtgcaataactgtaaaaactcatttcaacacacatacttattatacatatttaatcacgtaaatgtgtatttcatgtaaatttgtacatacatcaatctgattccagtttacttgttacacttctgctgcagcaaacatatttcccagcttttgggacaataaaacatttctgattctcaatgagatctttttacttcaaatgtaaaaacatctgattgagaatcagaaatgttttattgtcacaaaaactgggaaatatgacatttgtaagaggatactgatgacattatttcctatgaaagtgtttcctatgtacttatctgttgttttttatttgtcatatgacaggtttgtgacaccatcctgagcgattctcttttaccaagcacctcgttgctgccactctgctacaaagtgacttgtttgtgcaacacacagcgcagttcccagatgcagcactggcgaccgctgtagaggcctacccaggggcggatttagcagtttgggggcccaaggcgaacacagacatggggccccttacactaaattttcgacaatcggacctttaactggatttgcgaaactctcccctcttctgacacgagttattttcccttttattagtcctcctctttttcctgtttttctctccctttgagcgctttcaatatgtgctctgctttcttcttcctgtcagcgctcctgcgctttagccttagttatttttttctattttccattttggtctatgttttcctccctttaaacattttccattgtctttccttttctgcttccttttgatgtttacagcgaaaaacgacgtcactttcagacgtgaaaataaaatgaagcatgctgcttttttctcttattggagccactaggataactcaattTCATGCTTCTTGTTTTGACtattgctttgagtttgttacgaacgctgacgcctctcttcttattatttgtggtcttatggcacttggcaaacaaccatttggtgcattactgccaccaactggattggagtggaatgactatgaatcacttcctgtttgtgcatcaccgtcttaataaccctcttatgaccataattataacagggccgcctggtatttttttaatcttatggctgtaaaattgtaataaaaagtgcaaagtgtgtgtaactcttctccttttatcagaacaacctcagcttttagtgtatggtttgtatttagagtttgtttctattaaagcctttaaaaaatcagcttaaaagtgaaaaaagcaaaaaacggatttgaattttttacattcattactgaacaggaagttcaaaattactgggtaaacaatttaaactttgaactgtaatgcatctcatCTTAAAGTGTGAActttggtatcttttttagctgtttttaagaccatttatttttgtaaactttcagacgttttaatctgatgtggtagaccttgaagcagcttctctccagctgcaggcagagtcctgcacacctcacactgccatggggtgcttctcttgcacaccgtgcactgctacaccaaaaatagttgagggttgttcaaataaaaaaataaaaaataaagactgaacaaacgttcatatcctggttcactggagatctgtccttcttcgtggtcactgtcttcagatataagccttctgggacacctaatagatcgtgttgattttctttgaggcatttccataatttcatgctggctcttatgctgattagcttccctgttccattatccgctttcaccgcggcgctgcactctgtttcaatcaggctgtacagcaggttttcccctcgtagcgatattttccctaactctgattgcttcatgctatagatcgttggaaacctgcttttatgtacttttaggaaccgttggctttatttgaatctgatcagccattcaaaagttataaaacggagcattttggacgacaaactcagcacgtctctgaatctgtgttgtgattcgttgcgctccagACAGGGAATcctggtggctaccgtaatgtattgtatatgcatgaAAGGCCCCATGTTTAATGGGGCTTttaagcacttttggaatttttatgataccttgaacggttcaggaattatggtaatgagaagcatgtccaatcccgtctgcggccacaggttggtaataaggatATTGTGGCATTAGCAGAGGGGTGCCGGTGGTCAGGGCTaggcccccccgccccccccccccccccccccaacacaagggggccccaggcagctgcctacctatgcctaatggtaaaaccgcctcgggacctaccccatgctgaacaaagctatccctcatctatgagaaccatgagttcagggcttgcactggtgcactgactctcttccagtttttcatggagaacaatcttcaaagcacgttcagagactgtcactcttttgaagattcttgtcaccacacccatgaccacagccgaatcagagaggtgcttttctactttaaagaggattaagactttcctgaggaacaccatgacacatgatgggctgaatgctctccatggaaaaaaagcttgtcacaaacattcctgacttcaataaaaagctcatcgagagctttgccactcagaaggacagaagggcaaaatgtcTGTACACATgagttatcacacacacacacacacacacacacacacacacacacacacacacacacacacacacacacacacgcgcgcgcacacacacacacacacacacacacacacacacacacacacacacacacacacgcgcacacacacacacacacacacacacacacacacacacacacacacacacaaatgcatccacttgatctttgtataaagttgaccttggcacaacactccagaaatatttaacagtgtaaatttctggcattttgtctaagtagtgtttactaccattactgtaacagtgacctgctcataatttttggtgttcactcaaatgatgaaattaaacaaaatgtttttgttacttgcctcttgcattgcctatttaccatttatggtcgtgttattttatgtgcaatttaatgcagtatttttcaaccttggtctgcaaggcagcgtgccaatagtcagacacacctggattaatcagtttgtccaatgatgtaagacaggaaataaaagagctgtgcttaattcaggaaatagtggagttgtgcacaaagctcagaaagcacaagtttgtttaaaaataaaaaaatagcacagccccaccaaaaatattttacaccagccgccactgctcttctccaagctatggaggacgcatgtggagatatagcagctgattcttttcatggctggaatcgccatgctaggagatatttcccccgctgcttggccagggacaacactgcttgtgatgtggatgaggcgcTGTGGCCAGACCACAACAGAAGAGAGGATGCAGCATAGTTTTCTTTTTTACTGTAACTGTATACAGTAAATTCTTCTGTTGTATGTAGTGTatgtgtgcaactttgtgttggttggAAATGGTATAAACATTGTGTGCAATGTTttgtgggaaaaataaaataatttctaccatgtatttgtgtgttcagagtgtaaaaacaatattctgaaataaAAACACATGCATGTATTTACTGTCTGTAGTATAGTAGATGTAACACTgatacttttcacagcagaacacagaacTACTGTACtcatgtaaacagcttcactcttcaccactGAAgtgaaaacgcttctttgctctgttttccttaaaacaaatgacaagtttaatttgccacacacacacacacacacacacacagacacacacacacacacacacacacacacacacacacacacacacacacacacacacacacacacactgggacctgcgaaacaaactcgttctggctgatttctgcctaaaatgtcatTTAAAGAACAaacatacaaacgaaaaatgtctataaacagaaccgctttaagctttttaggcttctacggctagtttttaacaaacttacgtttaaaacttcgtagctctccccattttctcttcctgttgaaaatccacagccggcgctcaaagcatgctgggatagcctcgttctgtgaggagacaacagacccatcctcgaaatgtgggcggagcgaggacgcatttgaggacgcgagaatgagtattcttggaattcggacagtactcgtcaccgcgctgtgacgtcatcgacctcaaaatgcactcttacaagcatccttcccgtggattcagaCACACCCTGTGTctgtgtaaccttccttccaacatgatttagagattagactgttttgtgattatttctattggagggcaagtctggtgccagcagccgcggtaattccagctccaatagcgtatcttaaagttgcagcagttaaaaagctcgtagttggatctcgggatcgagctgacggtccgccgcgaggcgagctaccgtctgtcccagcccctgcctctcggcgccccctcgatgctcttagctgagtgtcccgcggggtccgaagcattTACTTTGAAaagattagagtgttcaaagcaggcccggtcgcctgaataccgcagctaggaataatggaatagcactccggttctattttgtgtgtttttctctgaactggggccacgaTTAAGATGGATGGCCggcggcattcgtattgtgccgctagaggtgaaatccttgttctattttgtctagtcttagcccttaagctagctgctattgaaaGGATGATTTGATCATCAGCCAAtcgtgaagagcttaaatgtacgcccaccaatggtgggcacccctgtgggtatataagtggagcaactccactgttcgcctccgttatctcttcaagccaagcttaagagctttctttaaagagcaattatccaagaacAACAGACtactcaccagccatgtccagcgacgtcaGGACCTGCCCAGCCTACCAGACGGGctgcatctccagcggcgacctgcacgccaaatgTTGGGTCTGTTTCggagctcatcacgctggcctggctttgaccccccaggcctcgtgcccattttgttccgctctgcccatggctgaaaaCGTCCGCCGGGTTGAATACTTCACCCCCGCCACCGCCGAGGAATTTCCGGCAGCTGACACGTACTCactggacaaggccttacagttcttcaacgtcggccaggagccaacTGGCTCCAACCGACTGGACGATGACATCGaccgtgaggagtacgacgaggctggctgccatagcccttcttccctcctggacaacatggAGGTTGACAAGCCTTTCACAGTGGGTTCCGCAGCTCCAGTGCCTTCTTGCTCGCTGCTCCCAGCCAGCAGTTAAAGCACcgctccaggagctacctgccatcatctccgcggctgcggtccacaaggggctagccgtgccagaaccggctccgcctgaagcagatgatttggcgggaattttcagggcaacacaaacgcgctgtccagacACCATCTGGCAGcgtttccccgctgccatgagctgctggtccgccgccttctccgaacctgcAAAACTCAAGGCGCCAAATTCCACATATGCGCACATTACCACAGTTGAGGGCTTCTCCAACCAggactggccatccgttcctccactggagccggacttggcctcgctgtttggctccAAGAACCACCTCGTTGGCCAGCGAGCAGTTCccacttctaagcatgaccatctGCTGGCGcggctcaccgatcgcgcacaccagtgcgtcTTCCAGACCggtgctgcaggaaataacatcgcccttcttgcctttggcatctccaaaatggtggaaaagcttgacgctcctgatgaatcgaaaaccatcattactaaaactgctgatgccattctcaatctgtgtgctgctgtactcaccagttctgctcgcattgctgcctggcagacccttatccagtgggccttgtggctcaaggccctgccctccattcccgaGCACCTGcacagagatgctggaaggccccatcacctctgacgttctgtttggtccccatcttaggaccgtcatcgagagggctcagaagatagCTGAACAGTCAGCcatggtgcgagacctggtccaccccggtccgcctctcactccggccgttcctccagaggatgggacgaatggCGCGGGAACTTCAGACACCCAGCTGCATCGCCTGCCCCATGGAGAcggcctcccgctgaggtggaactgaagcgggaccagagagttggcagccaacggtttcgaaagagccagcagacaccgtcttggcattcacagtcgcaagaacctcgccgaaagcaaccacgaaaatgactcgttggggcgaatgtgtgtgcttctgactgtaatattaactctgtgaatgatttcggttttgaaataaaacccaaaaaacgtcacattgagagcacaatcctacagtcctctgcagaatcctctgccgaatcctctcacattccccacaccaagcactgcaacATACCTGCATATTCAATCATGTTACACGCCCACAGCCAGCTGtatgggtgcgctccatttgtgcaccggccctagcttcctgccaggcccaacacagcctgcttcccccacaacgtagggtgggacgggatgtcatagcGCTATCGCAACCACGCGCGACAGCACAGTgcacggctccatccgctggcactttgtcgtccccgtgcacgggtatggctcccactcgtcctttattTTTGGACACCATGCTCCACTGTGCGGATcatcctcttccagctgttttacACTCGCCCTTtcaagcgcagccctccatgggtcgctcccagttctctggtgcgagcgacggcggtaagggcgtgaATCCAGTCCTCGTCCACGTctttcacgtgacctcgaacacgcgtccgctgtcggaacgcgcacaAGAACGGTGCCGCCTTTGtcacatgagcaaatggatatcggacaccattcattacggtcatacactccattttcagtccgctcctcctcccttcaacaggatcgtggagacgacattCACGTCACAagaacaatctcaggccctagagctggagctatgggaacttctgtccaaggacgccatttcccaagttcCTTGCAggcaagagctctcaggcttctactcccgctacttcgtagtaccgaagaagtcgggaggaatgagaccaattctcgacctttccctgttcaactgctccatagcagtgatgcatttccgcatgttaacaatgagggttttattttacctggacgatctgctcctatgtgCCCAGTCCAAGGATGAGgcatcagagcaaaccaggaagttaatagagcatctgtcaaccctggggttttccataaactgggaaaagagctccatcctttcatcccagtcgattatgtttctcggggtggagctgaacgcctccctaatgagagcacgtttgtctccgacgagagcggcagatctcaccacggtgatctcccgtgtgcaaccccgcaagatcgtgggagccctgttagtcatgaaacttctgggcatgatggctgcagcccacgctgtgatgccgttaggtttactgcatACGAGAGGCCTACaccgttggttcatctgcctccgggtacacccaatacgtcagaagagacgtatattGAGGGtttccccttcagtgggcggggacctcgctcactggggaaatccccgaatccctgcatcctctcacacggggttcccatcggacgtcctacgtcacacgtgtCTATTTTTACGGATGCATCACTGTTAGGAtgtggggggcacgtgcttgtcccatacggtggcagatcgctggccctcccacacgcacgagcacataagtgaggagtgtgatcagacactttgctgcccttctcgagagccgtcatgtcgaagttcacacagacaaccgggtggcGGCAGCCTCCATAAATCGCCagcggggagttcgatccctccccctattgcgcgtagccacagatttactgtgttgggcacatgtccagctGCTgtacatcaaagccacctacattacaggggtcctgaatgtggcagcagacatcctgtcgagagggggaccccgcgactccgactggcgtctgcatcccgcactgataccaCAGATCTGGACCAAGTTTGGTCGGAACAAATCtctgtaattctggtagctcccagacgcttctccgcgtcatggtttccagacctgcaagcgctGGTGTCCGGCTCcctgtggaggctcccgtggagggcggacgcccttctcagggcagatgggataatcaaacatcctcctgaaataggccaatggctgtgggtctggccgctgggcGGTCATGCTTAGACGCTTctggatgtggtcgccacgattcggaGTGCACGGGTGCCTTCTACCGtcgcatcttatgctgctaaatgggcagctttccaaaaatggtgcacagagcggaatgttcaagtgctctcctgccagctggcggatgtcctatcatttctgcagatgctgatggacaggggcctcgcattcagcactattaaaacatatgctgcagctatctcatcctgtcaccagggtttaggAGATAGctttgttttcaatcatcccctcacaaaacgttttctaaaaggtgtcagaaggaacagacctgtgttccgcccgctaattccccagtgggatctaacggtggttctgcgtggcttatctggagccccatttgagcccttggaccaggtctcactcaagttcctgtcacttacaactgccttgctgctggcactggcatcagtgaagagagtgagcgacctaaccgccctctcagtggctcccgcatgcctcaggatccgagaagatggcgggtctgctgttttatggcccaacccagcctttgtgcccaaaaacattaatgcttccttcaaatccaggtcaatttcattggctggactttttccccctcccgataattctgatgaggaggcggcttcccaccttctctgtcCGGTGCGTGCGCTCgcgcgatatgtgtcacgcacttcagggattcgtcgctcacaaagcctgtttgtgcactacagagattcttcccttgggcaagcgctatcaacccagcgtctttcacactggctgtgtgacgccatttcacttgcttacacatcatcagggcgtgatcctcctgagacactcagagctcactcagccagagggatttcctcttctgtggcgctccacagtggtgtgtcgatggaagacatttgtcaggctgcttcatgggcttccccctgttcctttactcgttattatttacaggatgtgtcttcaggatccatcactcattcagtgcttggacctcagcaggctgagtgaacgcattatggcaccacatcagccctacctgAATGAAATTCATCCTCTTGAGGATGATattttagtgggaaccccactcttctctctggctgcctcagccttttaagccctgggctgaggctgagcgaccctcactaaaaggagacatgttgggtgtgtccattggttgagctaaccagtgtggcgtaaacccatccagctgcgcattattccaatagcagctcgcttaagggctaagactagacgaaatagaacgttggttacgtattgtaaccccagattctatgagtctagtcgcagcccttaagccactggccacactggttctgttaggaccaagagccatcggaggcgaacagtggagtcgctccacttatatacccacaaggggtgcccaccattggtgggcgtacatttaagttcttcatgattggctgatgctgagatcacccttccaatagcagctagcttaagggctaagactagacgaaatagaatctggggttacaatacgtaaccaacgttctcttttctttgtgaagggcagggcgccctggaatgggttcgccccgagagaggggcccgtgccctggaaagcgtcgtggttccggcggcgtccggtgagctctcgctggcccttgaaaatctgaGGGAgagggtgtaaatctcgcgccaggccgtacccatatctgcagcaggtctccaaggtgaacagcctctggcgtcttagaagaagggagataagggaagtcggcaaatcACTTTTAAAACCATCCTTTTAAACCACAGAAATGCACCACGAGTTCTTAAATTTACACTGGCATTATTCCATCATTTAACCCCCACCGCAGATTTACATTTATAGACATCATACTTTGTTTCTATAGTAGAAAAAAACCTTTGTGTGCTTAGTGGAAATAACTTTAATttagctttatacattatttggatTATTTTATAGTTATTATACGAAATAATAAAATTTCATGACATGCAATTTTACAAACAATGGATGTGCATGTGCTAAATAATCTGCCTTATTAATAATATGCATTGCACGTTTTTGTAAGAGAACTATTGCATTAACTAATATTTGATTAGTCCTTTAAACCTATTCAGGTATTAAAAACCTTTGATTACGGTCTCAATCCCATAAAGCACCTCTGCGATGTTCTTACATCCCAAATGCAACGACACATGAATATTAACCTCTGTAGTTCTGACTAGCTGTGACCAATACGTTAGGACACAGAGGTGGGGGTCAGGCGCCTCCACTCTCATGTGCCTGTGAATTTGAGGAACCAGGCTTTCTGACAAGTGTGAAATTTGTGTGAGGCTAGTGAAGTGGAAAAGAAAGGACCATCAACAGCTCCAAATGAAACACTGGTACCATACAGGCCTGTGAACCTGTAACAGAAAGGGACAGTGGCAGTAAACAAGGGCGGTCAGCAGGAAAATTAGCCATACACTCCTGTGTGAGAGGCTTTCAGACGTGCATCATGACCTAGCAATTGTTGATTCCCCTCATGCACACATGGTTTAAGCGGGAGAGAGGGATGATAGCATAGATCGATGTTAGAAACAAACAAGATGGTTGTGTTTATTTTAGCTAAAACATCTAACAGTCGTGCAAATAGAGGCGTCTTTTTGGGAGAAAATCTGGAAGCGTATCTGCAGTGACTAAAATAGATGAGAGTAAATAGTCTGCATATAGAAACGTGTGATGCAACACCAGTGGAGAAACAGAAGGCAGAAAGTACATTTCACCCTTTTTCGTTATAAAGGCAACATGTCAGCAGGGAGGCTTCTGCCTTATCAGAGCTTCAGACAAAACCACAGCAGCACACCTGACAATTTCCCAACTCATGGGAGATAACTGACAGCAGACAACTGCTGATTCAATCCCAGATGGCTACGCAATCTTGCACCCCCAAGTCCCTCATCTTTTTTGTGACAGGGTGCCACACCAAGTGAAGATAACAAAAACGGGAAAGACGGAGCCGGGCTCTCTGCTGTGGTGTGGAGATACATTTCTCTCAACAATATTTCATTTCAATCAGAGAGAAAAGAAGAACAGAGCAACCAAAACCAGAGAAAATCAAGGAATCGTGTCGGTTACACGAGCTCTGACGATGTAGGTTAAATGAGCGTCTGCAGCAGAAGTGGGAGGAAATGAGAACCTGATGTTATTCTGATGACTGTCCTAATAATGACCAGCAATCTTCTTAAGTAGCTGTTTCACTTAGATAGATTAAACACAGATGACAAGTTACAACAGTGAATTATGTTTGCTTTTTAAATCATGTTTAGTATTTTCTTTCTATCCGATGCAGAAACTAAAAGTCTTCGTTGATGTGTTACAGAACATTTTCAACACCTTTATGTGATCCCACCATGGTAACTGCACACTCTGCAGCCCTAATTCACACCATCTtcacaaaggtactataaaacctGCCAAGAGGCAAACTGATGCCTGACATCAGCGATCAACTTCACTCGGTTCATCTTTAaaacaccaaatcacaacaagagtcatctcaaggtgcTTCACAGACTAAACATGCCAGCTGACCCTACTTACCAGTGAGTTCATCTCAGGTGAAAGGTTCCTACGTAAGGAAACCCAacagattgcattgagtcactatAGTCTTTATGTTGTTCGGAACAGAGAAATCAGGCAGAAATCCT
Encoded here:
- the LOC129154563 gene encoding uncharacterized protein gives rise to the protein MTVLRWGPNRTSEVMGPSSISVQVLGNGGQGLEPQGPLDKGLPGSNASRTGASSFSTILEMPKARRAMLFPAAPVWKTHWCARSVSRASRWSCLEVGTARWPTRWFLEPNSEAKSGSSGGTDGQSWLEKPSTVVMCAYVEFGALSFAGSEKAADQQLMAAGKRCQMVSGQRVCVALKIPAKSSASGGAGSGTASPLWTAAAEMMAGSSWSGALTAGWEQRARRHWSCGTHCERLVNLHVVQEGRRAMAASLVVLLTVDVIVQSVGASWLLADVEEL